One Ignavibacterium sp. DNA segment encodes these proteins:
- the msrB gene encoding peptide-methionine (R)-S-oxide reductase MsrB: MNKIIYVFIVIVAGVILWLLLEPTYPEHKRIFNNHSESDTLNPKEKNMEQKIIKTEEEWKKELTPEEYNILREKGTERPFTGKYWDHFEIGIYICAACGAELFASDTKFESSCGWPSYFQPIDSSRIIYKEDRSFGMIRTEVMCARCGGHLGHVFDDGPPPTGLRYCINSGSMKFISKKK, from the coding sequence ATGAACAAGATTATTTATGTATTCATTGTTATTGTTGCAGGCGTAATCTTATGGTTGTTATTAGAACCAACGTATCCCGAACATAAAAGAATATTTAACAACCATAGTGAAAGTGATACCTTAAATCCGAAAGAAAAAAATATGGAACAAAAAATCATAAAGACTGAAGAAGAATGGAAAAAAGAATTAACCCCCGAAGAATATAATATCTTAAGAGAAAAGGGAACTGAGCGTCCTTTTACTGGAAAGTATTGGGATCATTTTGAAATTGGTATTTATATTTGTGCTGCCTGCGGAGCTGAACTGTTTGCATCAGATACAAAGTTTGAATCCAGCTGTGGTTGGCCAAGTTATTTTCAGCCAATTGACAGCAGCCGGATAATCTACAAAGAAGATAGAAGCTTCGGAATGATAAGAACAGAAGTAATGTGTGCCAGATGTGGTGGACACTTGGGGCATGTTTTTGATGACGGACCACCGCCAACAGGACTAAGGTATTGTATTAACTCTGGTTCAATGAAATTCATTTCAAAGAAAAAATAA
- a CDS encoding DUF3365 domain-containing protein has protein sequence MKEILLLALLVFLLISTACSDKSQPALTDKIKDGLRKDAKEFLESLKDVLVKEIQTHGIAAAVNVCSDTALVLTNDYGVKKGIFIKRVTFKNRNQNSVPDKYESKALHYFEELKSSGKLTEFSEFIEIEEIGGVKKVRYLKPITVQPLCLNCHGSNENISPDVKSIISSRYPDDKATGYQKDELRGAVSIIKTL, from the coding sequence ATGAAAGAAATCCTTTTGCTTGCTTTACTTGTTTTCCTTTTGATTTCTACAGCCTGTAGTGATAAATCCCAGCCTGCATTAACCGACAAAATAAAAGACGGACTCAGAAAAGATGCTAAGGAATTTTTAGAATCTCTCAAAGATGTTCTTGTGAAAGAAATTCAAACACACGGAATCGCTGCTGCCGTTAATGTTTGTTCTGATACTGCTCTGGTTCTTACTAACGATTATGGTGTAAAGAAAGGAATTTTTATAAAAAGAGTTACATTTAAAAACAGAAATCAAAATAGTGTTCCGGATAAGTATGAAAGTAAAGCTTTGCATTATTTTGAAGAGTTAAAATCAAGCGGCAAACTAACTGAATTCTCAGAGTTCATTGAGATTGAAGAAATAGGCGGAGTTAAAAAAGTAAGATACTTAAAACCAATTACCGTTCAGCCACTTTGTCTTAATTGTCATGGCAGTAATGAAAATATCAGCCCGGATGTTAAAAGCATCATTAGTTCAAGATATCCTGATGATAAAGCTACCGGATATCAAAAAGATGAACTTCGCGGCGCAGTTTCTATTATTAAAACTTTATAA
- a CDS encoding nitroreductase family protein yields MELKEVIEKRASIRMFTDEKIPVEDIKEIIRRAGLAPSINNSQPWKFIAITNRDVIDQMGKIVQEKVLDYFPHENNEEKMFAQAKVLRFSTFFMDAPVLIAVEMSQYKTVVEELLKGRELSLEDVDKLRNYPNIQSIGAAVENLILSAFDLGYGACWLSGLLIARDELEQILGVKTPNTLAACVAIGKPREINKQREKKDFNEIFKLVE; encoded by the coding sequence ATGGAATTAAAAGAAGTAATTGAAAAACGTGCAAGTATCAGAATGTTTACTGATGAAAAAATTCCAGTTGAAGATATAAAAGAAATAATAAGAAGAGCCGGACTTGCACCAAGCATAAATAATTCACAGCCCTGGAAGTTTATAGCAATTACTAATAGAGACGTAATTGACCAAATGGGAAAAATAGTTCAGGAGAAAGTGCTTGATTATTTTCCACATGAGAACAATGAAGAAAAAATGTTTGCTCAGGCAAAAGTACTTAGATTTTCTACCTTCTTTATGGATGCACCTGTATTAATTGCTGTTGAGATGAGCCAATACAAAACCGTTGTTGAAGAGCTGTTAAAAGGGCGTGAACTGAGTCTGGAAGATGTTGACAAATTAAGAAACTATCCGAATATTCAATCAATAGGTGCTGCAGTAGAAAATTTAATTCTATCAGCATTTGATTTGGGTTATGGAGCTTGCTGGTTATCAGGATTACTTATTGCAAGAGATGAATTAGAGCAAATACTTGGCGTTAAAACTCCTAATACTTTAGCTGCTTGTGTAGCTATTGGAAAGCCAAGAGAAATTAACAAACAAAGGGAAAAGAAAGACTTTAACGAAATTTTTAAGCTCGTTGAATAA